Within Eremothecium cymbalariae DBVPG#7215 chromosome 3, complete sequence, the genomic segment GGATCTACGGCAGAAGAAGACTTTTGAGATGAAAATTCTGCAACATGCATAGGAATCCCATTCTCTGGGGACCTAGAATTCGTATTTGGGTTGGAACTAGCTCTTGAAGCTCTATCATTAAGTGAGCGTTCAactgttgaagaaacaCTTAAATCCACGTTATCTGGGGAGGTATATCTATAATCGCCAGAAATATTTGGCATATTATGTTGAATGCTTTTTAACGTGTGTAGAACTTCTGTGGGTAGTTTTTTCGGCCTGTTATATGAAGTAGGTGTAGAGTTTGGCTCAACATGTGGACTCTGAGTATTCGAATTAGATGGTAGTGAATTCGAGTGCTggaattgttgttgaacaTATGGAGACTGTGAGCTAGGAGGAACGAACTGTTTGCCTAATGCTTCATCTGTTAACAATCCTGGGATTTGTGACAACAGCATTTGAATCTTCTCCAAAGCGTTTCTAGCCCCTTCAAATGTCTTAGATgccattttcaaaatccaaaaataattTCTTGTGCAGTCCCTGAAAATTGTTTCCTCCTCCTTAGATCGAGCAGTAACATATAGCAATCCTGCAAATGTGCTTATTAGCGTCAAGTTTCCAGTGGAACAAGAATACCAGAATGAACTTGTATGCTCCATCTTCAAGTCACGAACAAATTCAATAGCAGCAATTAACCTGGTTTTAGCCGCCGTGCGGCAAACCTTAACCAAGTCTGTAGGATCTTCAGGTTTTAATGTTGTAATAATTTTTCTGTGTAAAGTTATTTCGGCGGCAAAGTACGCCAAAGTTAATGATGCATTACTGTTAAACCTTCTTGGCTGGAAATTATTCATAgataattttgaaggtAAAGAATGATACCACTCTCTCAATTTCAATTGAAGAGGCTTTGCAAGCCTCAATACTTGTTCAATCTGCGTTATGGTGCTAATTGCTCCTAAAGTGTAAAAAGTATCTAGAAGTTCACCTAGAATAATGCTTAGGGATATCATCTGTCTAAATAATAACTTGCCATTATTGAAATCATCCTCGGTAGGGGATAAGTCAAGCACTGagattttatcaatttgACTGGCACTGCTGTTATCATTTTTCAGGTTGTTCTTTGGTTGACTGGAGCTAATTACAGGAGATTTAGAGGGGAAGTCATCTTCAGTTAACATTTTTACCAACCAATTTCTCCCCAAAATTAAGTGAGAATATCTAGATTCTATCATAGATAACCACTTATCTTGATACCATACAGCCCAGGCTAGTCTTCTTCTTAAACCTCTTTCCCAACGAGGCAATCTCCAATCCTGGCAATCAATGCCAAGGCCAAGATCCTCGGCTATTGCAACAACTTCGGAGCACAACACCCAGTTATTCGGACATTCACTTCTACATTGCAATATTAACAGGCCTGTTTGAACAATGCTGAGTTTCGGTTTTCCTAGtacatcaaaaaaagtCCTCAAGGCGATTTCATTAAGTTGGTCAATAACATCGGGCTTAGGGAACCCTATAACCTGTGGATGGAAGTCCCACCACTGCAATGCAAGCGAATATATTGAGGCAAGAATTGGAGCAGTTAATTCTCGGTAAGATTTTGAGTATTTTTCTAAGAATACCCGTTCATGCAAAATTGGGAAATATGGGTGTACtaacttgaaaaatatatcaaccAAAATTTTTCCGTGTGGATGTACCAACCTTTCTACTAAATCTATCTCTCTCTCATGCTTCAAATATAGCTGTTGATTGAAATCAGCACGAAGTATGAATTGGACATCAGGCGCAACTTTTCGTAAGGACACCGATTTGGACAGTTGAATTTGGTCTATATTATCCAGTTTCATATGGTTTACTAAGTTAATGTCAAATACTGAAGTGGGTCCAACGTAGAAAGAAGATCTTGGGTATTGTATGGTAGATTGGTTACTCTGTTGTCTTGGAACCCTGCTAGAACTTGTAGTATTTGAAATTTGTACAGCTTGCCCTCTAGACACGTTAGACATATGACTACCCTGACCAACCGAAGAGAGAGGGAAATCAAAATGGTTCTGGTTCGTTTGCGCCATACCAGGCATATCTGAAGCGTTGGTATTGAGGTTTTGCAATAGATCAGTGTAAAATTGCGAGATATTGTCTTGGTTCATCATATCATTTAGTTTAGCTCTTTTGAGCAGTTCATGAACATTAGTATTAGCCTCATCTCCCGTTGATCGCTTTTTCTGGCCTTCTTGGTTCATATCATTGGGCATCTTAGGCGTGATGAGTTCCGAAAAACCACACTTGATACCCTTCGTCTCGCATTGTACACAGTTTGCCATTCCAGGTACAATCACACATTTTGTCCGCCGCCGCCTGCAATGATCGCAGGGCTTCGATGCAATTGCAGACTTATGCTCCTGTTCAGCCTGCTTTGTACTGGACATCATTCCCTTGTTCACGTCGCTAGCTCTTTGACTCACAGAAGAATGAGCACCATTAACCCCGTCCTTCCCCGGTAAATCCTGATATtgctgcaacaacaactcTAATTTCTGCTTCTCATCCAAACTCTTCCCAGATACACAACTACCTTCCTGATAGACTAGCACACCCCCCTCACCCCCCTCAGCTTCACTAACCTCCACTGTACTCTGGCTCTGGCTCGACTCAAGCCTACTTCCACCTGTCTGAGAGCTGCCATTCGCCAAATTACTTAACACACTTTCataatcatcattaaaACTCAACATAGTATTGTTCGTATTGTTATTCTGTCCCCTTATACTACTATTTCCATTGTCCCATACCTCTAATTTGTTGTTACTTGACTGCCGCATCAACGctacaaatataaaataaactCGACAATTCCACTGCTTGTTCTGAACCTTACCCCCTATTAAAAATAACTCTTGGATCCTTATACCTTATCAATACCCCCCACTATAAGTCTTCTGAAATACGTAGCACTTCTCAAATTGACTTGCTATCCGTACCATAAATGCCAAAACCACGAATCATAACCAAAACCTACTAAAGGAATGGGGTTTGAGAAGATAATCTgatggaaaagaaaatgagCCCGGACGACCAGGACGAGCGactaaaacaaaagaaactTTAAACCCAGACACCCGGAGTGTATTGGAATAACGTTCGTACCCTCTGAATGATATGATGATACTAGTGGTATGGATAGGTAGAAAGGCCACAGTTATTGTGCTAATAAGTATCAAATACAATTCTTTTGCAATAGTAACGATATATAGTCATGTTATGGAGCACTAGTAGACAAACTCACCAAGATATGCTTCGGCGACAAATCTAGCCCTGGCGTTCAAGAACAATTTTATTTCACTGATTTCTTTATCGACCTCTTCCATGAATTCGATGATGAAGTCAATGAGCTTTTCGGTGATCATAGTTTCTGTGTGTCTATGTGTGATGAGGAAGGAAATGCTGTAACCCTGGATGGGGACTCTTCTTAAAATATAGAAGGATTCCGCACGCTGTTCTAAG encodes:
- the DAL81 gene encoding Dal81p (similar to Ashbya gossypii ACL093C), translated to MRQSSNNKLEVWDNGNSSIRGQNNNTNNTMLSFNDDYESVLSNLANGSSQTGGSRLESSQSQSTVEVSEAEGGEGGVLVYQEGSCVSGKSLDEKQKLELLLQQYQDLPGKDGVNGAHSSVSQRASDVNKGMMSSTKQAEQEHKSAIASKPCDHCRRRRTKCVIVPGMANCVQCETKGIKCGFSELITPKMPNDMNQEGQKKRSTGDEANTNVHELLKRAKLNDMMNQDNISQFYTDLLQNLNTNASDMPGMAQTNQNHFDFPLSSVGQGSHMSNVSRGQAVQISNTTSSSRVPRQQSNQSTIQYPRSSFYVGPTSVFDINLVNHMKLDNIDQIQLSKSVSLRKVAPDVQFILRADFNQQLYLKHEREIDLVERLVHPHGKILVDIFFKLVHPYFPILHERVFLEKYSKSYRELTAPILASIYSLALQWWDFHPQVIGFPKPDVIDQLNEIALRTFFDVLGKPKLSIVQTGLLILQCRSECPNNWVLCSEVVAIAEDLGLGIDCQDWRLPRWERGLRRRLAWAVWYQDKWLSMIESRYSHLILGRNWLVKMLTEDDFPSKSPVISSSQPKNNLKNDNSSASQIDKISVLDLSPTEDDFNNGKLLFRQMISLSIILGELLDTFYTLGAISTITQIEQVLRLAKPLQLKLREWYHSLPSKLSMNNFQPRRFNSNASLTLAYFAAEITLHRKIITTLKPEDPTDLVKVCRTAAKTRLIAAIEFVRDLKMEHTSSFWYSCSTGNLTLISTFAGLLYVTARSKEEETIFRDCTRNYFWILKMASKTFEGARNALEKIQMLLSQIPGLLTDEALGKQFVPPSSQSPYVQQQFQHSNSLPSNSNTQSPHVEPNSTPTSYNRPKKLPTEVLHTLKSIQHNMPNISGDYRYTSPDNVDLSVSSTVERSLNDRASRASSNPNTNSRSPENGIPMHVAEFSSQKSSSAVDPTLSANKVTNSLDHNIDIRNHSVMSAPSSFQSDSSARKSLDSKNTPDGSNSVTQVPSIEAKGIDESDRISDTSLKSNKIERRESKPEEDAERNTSIPNTKIAK